DNA sequence from the Moorena sp. SIOASIH genome:
TTACCGAGCCTTTCCCCACTGGTATCGACTTCTGCTCGAATCCCATGCGATCGCATTTTTGCTGCCACTTCCTGAGCAAAAGGCAACTGTGCGTCCCCTACTGGTAACAATCTTGCTTGTACTGGTGCTAACCAGAACGGGAAGTCACCCCCATACTCTTCAATCAATATTCCAGTTAGCCGCTCCAGGGAACCAAACGGGGCACGGTGAATCATAATCGGGCGTTGGCGAGTGCCATCTTCTGCCACATACTCCAAATCAAACCGTTCTGGCAAGTTGTAATCCACCTGTACCGTTCCTAACTGCCATTCCCTGTCCAGGATATCTTGGAAGATAAAGTCCAATTTCGGACCATAAAATGCCGCTTCCCCTGGTGCTTCAAAGGATTCCATCCCCAAGGTATCCACAGCACGGCGAATTGCTGCTTGGGCTTTTTCCCAAGCCTGATCCGAACCAATATACTTATCCGAGGCTGGGTCACGGAAACTCAAACGTGCCTTAAAGTTCTTCAGTTGCAGACTTTTGAACACAGATAGGATTAAATCCACCACACTCAGGAATTCCCCATCTAACTGATCTGGCATCACAAATAGGTGAGAATCATCCACCGTGAAACCACGCACCCTGGTCAACCCCCCCAGTTCCCCAGATTGCTCATAGCGATACACGGTACCAAACTCTGCCAAGCGCATGGGCAACTCCCGGTAGGAGCGCAATTCACTCTTATAAATTTGGATATGGAAGGGGCAATTCATCGGCTTTAGGACAAACCCTTGTTCTGCGGCTGCTGCTTCCTCATCTTCAGCCATCATCGGGAACATATCCTCTTTATAGTTCTGCCAGTGACCGGATACCTTAAACAAGTCCACTCGACCAATATGGGGTGTCACCACTGGTAGATAACCTCGTTTAACCTGTTCTTGCTTGAGGAAATCTTCCAAAAGCGTACGCAAAACCGTTCCTTTCGGGGTCCACAGCGGTAATCCTGGTCCAACCGGGTCAGAAAAGATAAACAGTCCCAGTTCCTTACCCAGCTTACGGTGATCCCGTTTCAGGGCTTCTTGCTTACGGCGCTTATATTCCTGTAGTTGCTCTGGATTTTCCCAAGCTGTACCATAAATGCGCTGGAGTTGAGCATTACTGGCATCCCCTCGCCAGTAAGCCCCAGCCACACTTTCCAATTCAATTGCCTTCGGGTTGATCTCACTGGTATTTTCCACATGGGGACCAGCACACAAATCCCACCACTGATCCCCCAGGTGGTAAATCGAGATCGGGTCTTCTAAATCTGCCAAAATTTCCAGTTTATAGGGTTCACCCAGGTCCTTGATCCGCTGTTGAGCTTCTTCCCGAGGCACCTCTTCCCGAATTACCGGAAGCTTGCGCTTAATGATTTTGACCATTTCCTTTTGGATTTTCTTCAGGTCTTGCTCAGTAAAGGGTTCTGGCTGATCAAAATCATAATAAAAACCATTTTCAATCCAAGGACCGATAGTCACCTGAGCCTTCGGAAATAGCTTCTGCACGGCCATTGCCATCACATGGGACGTCGTATGACGGAGCCTTTTTAGGCTCTCGGATTCGCTAGTACGGGGCAAATGAATTTTTTCAGGCTGTTCGGAGGCTTCTGAGTTAACCATCGGTGACTGTTCTATGGAATTGATTAAAGCTGATGACCGTAACACCAATTTTGTGCTATCCCTCTATGATACAAAGGTTAGTTTTTCGCAAAGTACATGTTTCTGGTGTAGTAATCTCTCAATTTAGTTTTGAGGGCAAGGGGTTAGGGGTTACGGGTTGGCTTAATGGTTCTGGTATTTAATGGATAGCACAGATGCATAGTACAAGGGTGCCTAATTGGCCAAAGTCCATTTTAGATCATCTCCGGATAATTCCCCTTAATCAAAATCTGCCCCATCTGACCATCTGACCATCAATCGTCTTTATGATGCCTATTCAACCGCACTTGAGCTTACCCCTCAATGTAAGCATTCAGCTATCAGCACCTCAAGTATCAGCTTTCAGCTTTCAGCCTTGCCCTTGGCCAAAAGGCCACGCTACGGGAATGGCCACGCTACTTGAGGTGCTATCAGGGATCAGCTATCAGCTAATGCGTCCGATGCGTCGAAGCCTGTGCCACGCTACAGATTGTGCTTTTGAATAAAACAGGTAACCACAGGTAACCATTCGAATAATGCTGAGTTACGTCTGCTGACGGCTGACCGCTGACCGCACCTCAAGTAGCGTGCGCGTAGCGCATATGCTTACCCCTAAATTTTTGACGGAGTAGTAGTGTTCTAAAAGTGTTAAGGGTTATGTCACATATTGTAAAAAAATGTAAATATAATTAAAGTAGACTATGAAAAAATAAACCCTTTTAATATCATGGATCAACCCCAGCCATCAACACCGGAGTTACTCAAAACCATATTGGAACCGCTACTAGTAGATTTTGAGTACTGGTTTGAGCGATCGCTTTCGTTGTTAGAAACTGAAGATATCACATTTTTGAGCACGGAGGAACAATCTGACCTACTAAAGCGGGTAAAGCAAGCCCAGCAGGAGGTAAATACAGCTAAAATGCTTTTTAACGCTACCGATGGTCAAGTAGGAGTTGAACTTTCTACCATGATGCCATGGCACCAATTAGTGAGAGAATGTTGGGGAGTGGCAATCCGGTGGCGATCATTGGCATCCGGTGCATCCGAGTCAGCGGCCTCAGGGAATGACTAATCTTGACGCACCTAGATTCAGGAAATGATTGAGGAAATAGTGGACTACCATTTGTTAAGGTTAACTAACCACCTATAAAAAGCCGTTTTTTATCCCTGAGCAAGACAAGGAGTTAAAGACCAACTATTTGGTCGGGAGGACAATACGATGTTACACCTAATTTATCTAATTGCCTTTACTGTTATAGCATTTTTAGCGATTGGGAATTTAATTCGTAACCTATTAAGTTTGAGTTTTGATTCCCAGCGTTCTTTCTCAGCATCAGGAAAATCACCCGCCCAATGGGGTCGGAATCAAGTGAATGCCAATCCATCTCCTGCTAAGTCAGTACCGCACCCGGAACTGCTTGATGATAGTGGCAACCCTATCAATGAACCGCTGTTAGTGATGCGGTCAATGACTGTTGAAGACGCTCGCCAACAGTTAGACGCTATATACAATTCTTCTCCCGGTAACAGTAAGGGGAAGACAGAAGAAAACCAGTAGTCTATTGATTTCACTTTAGGGCTAGACAAAGGGAAAGGGGATAACCAAAACTATTTCCCCTGACCGAATTCGTGGGTGGAAAAACTATAGCGCTGCGCCCAGGCAATAGGGAATAGGGAATAGCGATGCAGCGCTGAATCCATTTTCCTTGACGAACACCATTCAATGATAAGTATTAAACCGGACTAGATCTGATTTATTTGCCATAGGCAAACCAACTTGCATTAGCACTGTAAACCCGCGTGTCTCCCCAGGTTTCCAATACATACTGAAACCCCTCTCGGTTGACATCAGTGACATCAACTTTTAATCGGAGATTTTCATCATTATCACTATCGATGTCGTTTAAAGCAATATAAACCACAGGCTCGGAAGAAAAGTTGGTATTAAACTTTTGCTCACCTGATATTCTTCGTCTGCCATCACCCTTTGATAAATTCCCTTCCCTAACAGAAATCTCTCCACTCTCCAGTTTAATCTGTGAATTAGCCACTTCTTCGATACTTCGAGAGATAGTAATCAGCTGATTACTATCTTGAGTTAAGTTATTTATCCGTTCAACTATATCTCCCAAGGCTACTGGGTCTGATTCTAGAAGAGCATTAAGTTTTTTCTCTATAGTAGAAGCGTTGATATCTAAGCTTTGCACCTTACTATTTATATAGTGAGCTTGTTTTTGATAGTCTTTAGTTTGGGCTTTGATAGTTTGAGTTTGTTGCTGAAGAACTTGCAGATCAACTCGGTTATCAAATAGAGAATTATTTATACGTTTTTTGAGTTTATCAAGTTGTTCTTCTTGATTTTTTATATGTCCTTTTACCGAACTATCAACAAGACTAGACATAACTACAAAACCACTGACTGTGGTCAATAGGGTAGTGAAAACCAACAAGCCAATCACTAGGTGAAATTGTGTTCTGAATTCCTTCCTGAGTTCCTCAGCTATTTTGGGTGAAAATAGTTGTAATTCTGTATAAATTAAAGCTCTGATATCTGTAGAGCGCTTATCCAGATAACTTCGGTAGGTATCTAGTTCTTTCTTGAGATCATCTCGTTCGCTTCTTAGGCGATCGATAGTTTTTTTAAGTATGTCAAAATCATTCATAGTAACCAACTGGCTAAACACCGACAATTCCTTAGATAGTTTATATCAAGTCCGGTTGAATACCCATAATAAAAGTGTGGGGACCGGGCGCGGGGAGATGGGGAGATGGGGAGATGGGGAGATGGGGAGATGGGGAGATGGGGAGATGGGGAAGATTTTTATTAAGGGTAATTATCCTGACATGATATTAGATAGTAATCAGCTCTGTCCATTATTTCGACAAGCCCGCCAAATACCCTATGGGCTGTTATAGCTGAAATTGCTCTATTCGCCAACTACAGAGCCTGATCTGATGGCAGCCAGGAGAATCCATGGTGAACAGTAAATGGTGATAGTAAATGGTGATAGGTAGGGGTTTGGCACAATTATCTCTTACCGATTAGCCATGACCGATTAGCCATTACCTACTTACCCATTACCTACTATAGCGCTAGTTTCTCTAATCATTGAAGTTAAATAATGCTTCGGGAGAACGGTAGCTGGGGGGATTCCGCAGATCTAAATCTAAATTTAGAAATTTTCTAATCAATTGAGACGATCAGCATCAGCCAAAGGATTCCAGACTTAATGCTCATGGTGAGGGGCATTACGTACCTTCCTGATTGTATAGGGCAAAACCCCTACCAGCAGAGCAAAGGCTTCATCTGGCAGTTGGGCAATAGTGTTGGCATCAAAACCAAATCCCTCAAACTGTTCAAGAATCTGTTGGGTTCGTTGTATAGGACTTGGATATTCTGTAATTTGTTTAGTCAGTCGAATCCATTGCCGCCGAATCAAATAAGCACGCCGTCGCTCCTCAGCTGATTCTGGAGAAACCAATGATAGATTGCCCACTGGGACTACTCCCTGACAATCAAGATCAAATATTCCTCCTACAGCCGAACCTGGTCCTGCGAATTCTGCATGGTAGTGCTTATATATGATTAGGCCATTGCGACGCCTACTATTAACAATTAACAATTGTTTATCCCGAAATTGCGAGAGAATTTCTGATGGCTGTGAGTCTCTCATCTTATTCTTGCAGGGGTTCAGGCTTTCCTGGTTCATGCCACTTAGGGGTTGAGGATTGGCGAGACCCTGGT
Encoded proteins:
- the thrS gene encoding threonine--tRNA ligase; amino-acid sequence: MVNSEASEQPEKIHLPRTSESESLKRLRHTTSHVMAMAVQKLFPKAQVTIGPWIENGFYYDFDQPEPFTEQDLKKIQKEMVKIIKRKLPVIREEVPREEAQQRIKDLGEPYKLEILADLEDPISIYHLGDQWWDLCAGPHVENTSEINPKAIELESVAGAYWRGDASNAQLQRIYGTAWENPEQLQEYKRRKQEALKRDHRKLGKELGLFIFSDPVGPGLPLWTPKGTVLRTLLEDFLKQEQVKRGYLPVVTPHIGRVDLFKVSGHWQNYKEDMFPMMAEDEEAAAAEQGFVLKPMNCPFHIQIYKSELRSYRELPMRLAEFGTVYRYEQSGELGGLTRVRGFTVDDSHLFVMPDQLDGEFLSVVDLILSVFKSLQLKNFKARLSFRDPASDKYIGSDQAWEKAQAAIRRAVDTLGMESFEAPGEAAFYGPKLDFIFQDILDREWQLGTVQVDYNLPERFDLEYVAEDGTRQRPIMIHRAPFGSLERLTGILIEEYGGDFPFWLAPVQARLLPVGDAQLPFAQEVAAKMRSHGIRAEVDTSGERLGKAIRNAEKAKIPVMSVVGAKEVEANSLNIRTRAAGELGMMPIDQVVEKMEQANRNRENF
- a CDS encoding DUF2605 domain-containing protein — protein: MDQPQPSTPELLKTILEPLLVDFEYWFERSLSLLETEDITFLSTEEQSDLLKRVKQAQQEVNTAKMLFNATDGQVGVELSTMMPWHQLVRECWGVAIRWRSLASGASESAASGND
- a CDS encoding DUF2973 domain-containing protein, producing the protein MLHLIYLIAFTVIAFLAIGNLIRNLLSLSFDSQRSFSASGKSPAQWGRNQVNANPSPAKSVPHPELLDDSGNPINEPLLVMRSMTVEDARQQLDAIYNSSPGNSKGKTEENQ
- a CDS encoding H-type lectin domain-containing protein, whose product is MNDFDILKKTIDRLRSERDDLKKELDTYRSYLDKRSTDIRALIYTELQLFSPKIAEELRKEFRTQFHLVIGLLVFTTLLTTVSGFVVMSSLVDSSVKGHIKNQEEQLDKLKKRINNSLFDNRVDLQVLQQQTQTIKAQTKDYQKQAHYINSKVQSLDINASTIEKKLNALLESDPVALGDIVERINNLTQDSNQLITISRSIEEVANSQIKLESGEISVREGNLSKGDGRRRISGEQKFNTNFSSEPVVYIALNDIDSDNDENLRLKVDVTDVNREGFQYVLETWGDTRVYSANASWFAYGK